From the genome of Malus sylvestris chromosome 13, drMalSylv7.2, whole genome shotgun sequence:
ggtcatatcattcttcatcacagagtcccaacggtaagaggaccagtaggggataagaatgatgagcgccatatgttgtcttgagaaggcatgactgcctcttcaccaaagttcaagtcaaaacgacggtcggataggccagacattctcagaaatgatgaagcagaaatgaggtgcaataaatatctgaagtaaggggaaaattcctacaagcaataactctctgaatgtactccttgcacacaattggtgcccttataaaagaaagggcaatagggtcgttggttcaaaaattgaagaggcaccactttccggattccaaagaggcaccactttccggatttcgaagaggcaccactttccacacgcaacatcagctcctcgggtaccacaaatgccaaagatctttgacaaagtttagacacataaattttgaagatctagctaccctactattacccataagggtaaaggaacaacaccacagcttgataactagaaagtcccaatgtgtttcaacctccgtgctccgtggcaaggcagactagcaaaaatgtccaacatttactcacattcgagaaaacaatctcaacaggattactttctcaaaaatcgaagagacactgctctccgaatctcaagagtcagactcctaacaggattgctttctcaaaaatcgaagaggcaccgttctctgaatctcgagagctagatccccgacatgattgcttgttcgaaaatcgaagaggcatcgctctccgaactttgagagccagatttccttggataaagcttgtctgcaatcttcacacgcaacatcagctttccagataccacagacagctttttcaaagcgctctgacaaagttaaaacatgtgaagcttgcagctcccactacattgctatgaccaataagggtaaaggaataacattattacttgctcaaaaatcgaaaaggtatcgccatccgaatctcgagagccagattcccaacaggattactttctcaaaaatcgaagaggcaccgctctctgaatctcaagagccaaactcccaacatgattgctttctaaaaaattgaagaggcaccgctctccgaatctcgagagccagatctctgacaggattgcttgttcgaaaactgaagatgcatcgctctctgaactttgaaagccagatttccttggataaagcttgtctgcaatcttcacacgcaacatcagctttccagataccagataccactttttcaaagtgctttgacaaagttgaaacacgtgaagcttgcagctctcactacattgttacgaccaagaagggtaaaggaatatcactactacttgttgttagggagactcatatatatgtcgacctccatcctccacagccaggcaaacctgcaaataaaaaaaatgctcaacttttcttcacatctgagagggcactctcagcagagtctctcgaaatattcagcttcttttcctcccgataatacctctgcacacaagccacaccagagtaatGGTATCCCATATTATcatggttaaaagcaagagtatcccatatcatgttttttccctgtcttttcatttggccttgttcttacctgcaagacaatgagaaaaagagcaatcagtcagcacttggaatcaagcttccagtcaggaactgactgcctggaacctcttgcttgattacttacctgacattgcttttaagtactcatcttcaacatcttatgtttctagagaagataccacatctgtttGAGGAACAGAtggggcaagtgagaaggatacaaggaaacatgtggagacaagtgtaacagaacacgtgccgatacatccactactttgtcaacaacaaaagtatcccatatcattagggttgaacgtactctagatttgatggacttgttttgacccttaaattcttgagtcggccttatactctggagggaaccagaaaaccctcagcccagttcaagaataagcttgtggaaagttacttcttcaaaagcaaaagtatctcatatcatctattctccattttcttctccttattCTTTGTGCTATTTacaacacaaggagaaggagaacaatcaaccggaagccgaaatcgaacctccgatccaggttgcttgcttggaagtctgattgcttaccttgtctgttacctccttcggcaaatctcctagctcggcgacttgggggactcctactatagggtttgtatcgcacttaaccaagcccgaaactacaagtaagcttcaagtgaaattgatacattactttgtgcatcttcatcggttaaagataccacccctggatggaggaaaagtacttccagagaagatgtcacatctataTATGAGACAAATAAAGCAAgtaaaaatgataccacacttcggtacttagaagtttcgtgattactcaatggcttggatcttgcaattccccaaccgagaagcttccctcactcgggaacttaggggagcactgtttgtaccatacttgatcaatcctgaaactactaagcaccggtcaacgttataccatcaaggacccataagagtttccctccaaccaggaggccaatcacatcgcgacacgtgtcgacatcaaaagccaatcatagcgcgacacgtgtcaacatcagaatccaatcacaacacgacacgtgtcaatgtcagaatgaaactagaaactctcttctataaatagagatcattttctcacaatatttcgtaatgtcatttgtactaaatcattcactagtactcactaaaggagagcttgaacctatgtacttgtgtaaacccttcacaattaatgagaactcatctactccgttgacgtagccaatttgagtgaatcacgtacatcttgtgtttgcttccctgtccctatccatttacatacttattcacactagtgaccggagcaatctagcaaatgtcacaaacttaacattttctgttgtaccaaagtcctcactgattttgtgcatcaacaaaatatattaggataaatgaaatgaaaatgaaatttataatgaaataaaattaatacattaaaatttaagaagaaaaagagaaataattttaaaaaaaatcaaaatataattaataaataaggttattaatgtatcaagtGTCACATCCCACCTCGAGCCCCCACTACAttctgggctcgactccaccgtaacacgacattatccgctttgggccccgaccacgctctcacggttttgtttttaggaactcacacgagaacttcctagtagatcacccatcctgggattgctctcgcgcgaactcgcttaactttagagttccGATGAAACCTGAAACCAAAAGTTCCCAAAAtgtctcatgctaggtagagatgagaatatacatataaggcttacataaTCCACTCCCCTGGGAGATGTTAGATGTTACATCAAAGgactaaaattaaattttgatcttactcatggttttaatctaaaagtcatctttgccaaggattaaaatgaagttttctattcataatttatagaataaataataatacaaattaCAATTGTCCACAATGcgtttttcatattttgaaaacgcTGCATTATAATTTCATTTTCAATGGAAGAAAAAACATTGCTCTCAATATAAATTATCACgatatcactcaaccattgatctctcaTTTGGTTACAATGAATTTTCACAATTTTCAAAGTGAAAAAGGCTCTTGCTGAAGCAATAGCAATCAGTATAATCAAAGTCCATATATTAGCAATACACATAATATACTCTATTCCTCCCCATTTTTTTTGCAAGACTACCGATTTCTTTCAATTAAGAAAATTAACTATTTAAAAGCATATTAAGAATATAATGcttaagttgatttttttttttttaaaaaaatttgagaaCGAGAACTCCTGTTTGAGGCATCAAACAATTGAAGGTCATGTATGAAAGGCAACTCTAACCTTCAAGGGATAACACTCAAGTCATCTATAGAGATCATCAGAATTTGTAGGTCAACTAAACCCACTTGCTTCATAATGGATCCGTCAATAAATATTTGATACATCAAATAtcataatataaataatttaatatgaaaaaatatttaactATTTTTGTTATAATACTCTGTATGTCAAGCCGTTTTTTCGACATGCTTAAAAATTTATGTGACGCTGGGTCAGCTCGATAAAAGCCTGACTCGGCGAGCGTGACCCAATGCGCACCACTTTCATAGCTGGCATTTAGGATAAGGTTTAATGGGACACTTGAGCCACGCTTTTACCAAATCACCATAAACCTTTTCACTTTTTATCAATATTGCCCCTTTtataggggttttttttttcttttgtttttttccttcaattgaTTGTATGTTTATTATTAAGAATAAGTATGCAAAGTATTGACATTTTATTCCCTTAATCTCTAATTCAGATGCTTAACAGGGAAGTTACCTAAGATGATATCTTGTATTGTTTTTTATTCGATATTAATACCTTAGTTTCTCAACTAGGGGAGGTGAAGTTTCTGTTTATTCAGTGCAGTGCAACATTGTTGCGCACGAGGTGACTTCACATGGTGCTTGCATGGTGGTTCTTTCTTATAGGATGCTCTTGACCcataatttgtttttaatattctCGCATAAGATGTAAACATTCCAATTAAAATTTAGTAAAGTCTATCctttaacaacaaaaaaacaaaagaaatgattatgtatcatttttttatttcaagtaAACATCGTAACACGCGATATTTTGCATGCAATGAGATACAATAAATATTCATATAATAAGTAATTACATACTGCCGTTGAGATGCTAATCGCACTGACAATATTTGAATTATTGTCTTTCTAATATAATTAGTTTTATGTGATATATAAAacaataaatgtttttttttttttattttttttttttagcgtTTGCATTTAGAACATAGAAAAGGACTAATGCGCATGCGCTTGTATTTTTGTATAGGCAAACATATGGTACCGTTGAATAACATGAGCTAAAATTTAGAAACTTGTTTAAAATGATGATTTTGGAATGGGCACGCGTGTTAGATCACTTTTGATCTTGATAATATTTTTATGTCTTTGTACTCAGATTCATTTTGCtttttaattacaaaagttTTTTACATGAAAAACAAGTAATGCAATGAATGATATAGACAGATAAGGACACCCGATCTTTATCTGTAATTGCACCACATCATCAAATTCTAGAGTCTTAAAAAGGCTAACAAATACTTCCATTTCAGGgtaattttggaaaagaaaatgttCTAGAATATGGTTTCGGACGTCGCTTCACACAATTTTAACTACGTTTGGTAAAATTTCCCCCAAAAGCAATGGCATGCATGTAATTATACCCAAGACGAGGTGCTGTTGTTGTTCAAAATCAAAGTGGATAAAATCAAGCAGACAAGGATTTCCTCCAACTTTCCACCCCACTGCCCGAGTACGGATCCATCGACACGTGGAGCACTAAAAATGTCCCCAGCTGGGGGCCACCACAACGATCTTACCCCGCGCGGGACCCGCGGCCACCAACGCCACCACCATCCTTAGGCAGCCGTCCACGTCGGCCAACCTCCCCCGAACCGACAGGGAGCACACTCTCGTGACACGCGTATGTCACGTCATCTCTAAGTCAAACAAGTGGAAGTCTCCGTGGGCCCGGGTTTATCCAGACGCCGCGTTTCGTGGGGAGTTTAAAAGAACGGGGTTCGGCTTGGTGGGGCGGGAGCTTCTCTCCCAATACGAAACCACAATagaagcatttttgctcactgTCATTCAATGTAATGTATACTTACCATCCTAATTATCATCATTAGATacgtttgaattttaaaattcgtgtaataaataaacataaatattaaaattaaaattcatctaaaaatgataaataagaTGATGAACAAAAATGCACTCAACCACAATGAACCGTGGGACCCACGGCCCAGGTCCACCTCCCCGACGTTGAATGATCCAGACGTGTCTTTCACGCTATTGGATTCCAAAACCCTTAAACAAataatctcctttttccttttttttttatatgtttttttattttatatatatatatatatatatatatatatatttataaatactattttttatacttaaaaaatatatatatttgtattttcTTGGCGTCGATGGTAGAGAGAAGTTGCGTCCaggctttttattttttatttttttaattgtctGTCGTGAGTTGTGAGATTGGTTTACCCACAAcggtttttctattttctttaattaattttttttgtgaagtATTTAATGTGTATATGAAGCATGGTGTAAAATGTAATAATAACATTTCTCTCCCGACAGAGTGATTAACGATGGAAGTTAAGGTGATCCACCATGTTGAGGGACATGTTGAAACAAACGAGTTAAAAAGTCGGGGACGTTAGGAAATCCAACGGCTTTCCATTCCCCACCGTCCCTGCCGTTGAAAAGCAACGGGTGCGTTGCTGCAACAGGGCCACCATTGTTGGCCATTCTCCTTTCGTCGCTCGTGTATTACACACGCTTgatagaaaaataataaaatagtggCTCACGTCAATCTATCGTTGGCACATGCACGAACTTGAGAAGTATGGGCTTTTGAGCGGAATGTTGGAGAGGGTTTTTTTGGGCTAAACGACAACGTTGTTGCCCTTACCCTTACCTTtaacattatatatatttaattttatcaatttttgaTGTGTTGTATTCTTCAGAAACTTCTATACAGCTCTCCAAAAGAGCACAGACCCACCTGCAATTTCAAATgctttggtttttaatttggcCCAACTGAAAGGAAATACCCTTAAAAAATAGTTTCCAAGGGCTTCTAGCCAACATCAGTAACTGGCACTTAAAAGTGCAATGTGAACAGGCCTGCTTATCAATGACCCACTTACTGGCCCAACACATGCGTCGTTGAGTGTCAGCAATTGCATACAACTATTTCTAATCACGTAACTAGCCATGAAATAAAGAGATGTAGACACGGTTGTGCAACAGATCTTGCAGTTGAAAATAACCACCTAAATTTAGCGTCTCGCATATCTAGATGTTGCCAAATTGACTAGAACAATATACTCTCCACTCTACATCCCAGTTCGAACCCCCTATTGTACTAGTTCAAATTAGATTAGAATCTCGCTCGAACAAAACAAAAGAGATTATAGTGTGGGAAATTTGGGTTATCTATATTATATATGACACTATTCTCGTTGTCCTGCTGAACAATTTCTTTATCtgagacccaaaaaaaaaaaaagcaccagTTCATCCTCTCACGTCACAAAACCAAAATGGAGGATGACTGAATTTCTGGATATCCTTTGCAACCTGTCGCGTTACAAGATGTACAATTTGCCCTATAAATTCGTCGTGTAATCTGAATCATACATGGTAAATCATCCCTACCTCCAGCGCAGACGCATGCGGTACACTGAGTGCATAACTGGATGTCCTGCTATTCCTTCTCAAGAATTCATATCCGTAGTTGATTGCAAACCTTCGCATGAAACTAGATCCTTTCTTTGCATTCGTGTATGTGTTCCCAACTATGTACACTATTCCAGCTTCCCGAGCTTCCATTAGCTCCTGCAGTTCCTCCCTTGTGCCCGTGTTGATCTTTGGACTCTCCGGAACAATGAATCTTACCTTCTTCCTTCGTTGAGCCACTGGCGGAGATCTTATTTCTATCTGCCCTGATGGGCTCATTTCCACGTTGATGTTCTCGCTCATCTGAATCCCATCTGCATGAGTGGAGCGTGTGCCAACGACCGTCATTTTATCATCTTCCTTGCCCGCATCTTCAGCTGCAACAGAGAATTCAGTGCTTCCTGAGCGTATGAACTCTGCTATGCTACACATAAGATCATTCTCAAACTCCATGTCATCTTTGTGAACATCGCGATATCCATATCTCACAATGCACCTATAGAGCCGATACTCTTTTGGGCCAATTTGACCCACCAGAAACCGTTCCTCGGGTCTAACATGGGGGACTGGGACGGATTTGATGCAGAGGAAAACTAGGACCTGGTGGAAGGCCGGAAGGTTGGTGACAAAGTGGGAGAAGATTGCTGGAATTCCGGATACAAGATCGGTGTGTATGAGGCCAATCCCACGGACTCGTACAATGCCAAGGCTGGGGCCAAGGCTAAGCAGCCAGTTAATGGAGACCTTGTTTTGGACTTCAAACTCATACTTTTTAATTGTGCCGTAGTGCCAAACGTACATGACGAAGAAAAAACAGAGAGCAAGAGCAACGGGAACCCAGGCTCCCTCAGGAAACTTTACAAGAGAAGCCGAGAAGTAAAGAGCTTCAATTGTGCCGAAAAAGACCACGAAGCCAATTGCAACAAAGACACTCTGCTGCCAGCATAGGACAATAACTAGGGACATTAAGCACGTGGTGACCAGCATCACCGAGATAACTGCAAAACCTGTTCGACATGAAGCTTTAGGTTAAGTAACTTCCACACGAAGGCATCAACACATAGGGATAGCGAAAAGTTAAAATCCAGCCGATAGATGCAGAagtattagggtttagggtttactaATTTCTAAAATGGAATATCAAACATTAATGgttttttcaaatttgtaaACGATGCCATACCTGAAGCATTACCCATGCGCTTTGTGTCTCTAAAACCAATAGTAACAGCCAAACACAACACCATCAAGATCCAATTGATTTCCGGGATATAAACTTGACCATGGATTTTGGATGATGTATGGACTATTTTGACTCTTGGGAAGCAATCCAGGGCAGAACATTGCTTGATGATTGAGAAAGTTCCAGTGATGATAGCTTGGCTTCCTACTACGGCAGCAAGTACAGCTATTACCAGAACGGGCCATCTCAAATTTTCTGAGGAGTGGCGGGGTTTGCTAGATTAGCTAAGAAGTTGCATATTTTTCAAATCTAGAATCTTCCTGCTAAACAAATGAAGGTGTCTACCTGGTACAGATGGGTAAAATCCAATCTGAGAATTTTTCCCAACATTGTGATGTGAAGATATGTAGGCAGCTTGTCCCATATATGCTAGAACCAAAGCTGGATAAACCAAAGAGGTGAACGCAATCTGCAAAAATGTGAATATTTACCAGGAAAGTAATCGTTTTGCTAATTGTACCAGGCTGAATAAGTGCGGACTGTGTGCTAAAGTTTTACTACTGAAGTGCCGAACCACATTTATACAATCATTATCAGTACTGCCATATCAACTCTTTTCGGATAGTGTAACAAGCCGTGCAAAAATAATATACCTGAATGGACAATTGTGTAAAGTGTCCAAGATCAGCAAACATGGCTTCTGAACCTGGAAAAGTTAAGTTGTGCATTAGAGAAACAGGTAAACCACTTTGCTTCCGAGGAAATATATACGTGAGTCAATCCTATACATGCATACTTACCTGTTATACACAACATAATTCCGCCGAGGGACATCCAGCCCCCTTTCtgagttttccttaaaaatttGTACATATAGTATGGAGAAAGTGCTTTGTACACACTCGGATTGAAGTGAAGTATATTATAAACACCGATCGCACTGATGCATAGAAGCCATATCAGAACTATAGGAGCAAACAAGAACCCGACCCTGTGAGTTCCATAATGTTGAAGTGCAAACAGGCCAATCAAAATGATGCATGCAATTGGAACTTCTACATCTGCATAAAGATTATCAAAATTTCAGGAGGAAGTATAAGGCAAAGCATTGATCTTTATACACCAGAGTGAAATCAAACTGTCCACTCAATTACACAACGAGATTTATGGAGGCCGAcaattaaggaaaaaaaaaaccttatcgCGTTAAGGACCAACAATACCAGACAACTAAAGTATGGATAAGTCACAATTAACTTGAAGTACAAGGAAATTATGATTGGTAAAAGATGAAATGCACCGTGGAATTCCGGAAAGAGGAAAACAGCCGGTGTATTAAGGTGCAAAACTCGGTTATTCAATTTTACTCTTATGAATCCGACGAAACAAGTTGGAACAAACCGGACCAATTTACGGCTTCAAGTCCAAAAACTCCGAAGAAAAAAAGTTCACTAAATAAGCAATCTCTACTTGTATCGAAGCTCATAACAAACTGCTAAAGCTTCAAAAGTGATTGTGCTATAAAAAGTTCTCTTACATTTGTGATGCTTTTCGGACATGGAAAGCTCAAGCCCTGAAACCGCAGAAAAAACTGCAGCGATTTAAA
Proteins encoded in this window:
- the LOC126595094 gene encoding potassium transporter 6-like, encoding MGFVFSPQSEAKHGSARSLSPPAMDQETGVYQNHIKKQSWKTILTLAYQSLGVVYGDLSTSPLYVYKSTFAEDIDHSETNEEIFGVLSFVFWTLTLIPLLKYVFIVLKADDNGEGGTFALYSLLCRHARVSSLPNSQSADEELSDYNKERAGTALQSSIGSRLKSTLERHKVLQRFLLVLALIGTCMVIGDGVLTPALSVFSAVSGLELSMSEKHHKYVEVPIACIILIGLFALQHYGTHRVGFLFAPIVLIWLLCISAIGVYNILHFNPSVYKALSPYYMYKFLRKTQKGGWMSLGGIMLCITGSEAMFADLGHFTQLSIQIAFTSLVYPALVLAYMGQAAYISSHHNVGKNSQIGFYPSVPENLRWPVLVIAVLAAVVGSQAIITGTFSIIKQCSALDCFPRVKIVHTSSKIHGQVYIPEINWILMVLCLAVTIGFRDTKRMGNASGFAVISVMLVTTCLMSLVIVLCWQQSVFVAIGFVVFFGTIEALYFSASLVKFPEGAWVPVALALCFFFVMYVWHYGTIKKYEFEVQNKVSINWLLSLGPSLGIVRVRGIGLIHTDLVSGIPAIFSHFVTNLPAFHQVLVFLCIKSVPVPHVRPEERFLVGQIGPKEYRLYRCIVRYGYRDVHKDDMEFENDLMCSIAEFIRSGSTEFSVAAEDAGKEDDKMTVVGTRSTHADGIQMSENINVEMSPSGQIEIRSPPVAQRRKKVRFIVPESPKINTGTREELQELMEAREAGIVYIVGNTYTNAKKGSSFMRRFAINYGYEFLRRNSRTSSYALSVPHASALEVGMIYHV